From the Amycolatopsis thermoflava N1165 genome, one window contains:
- a CDS encoding aldehyde dehydrogenase family protein, whose product MRYAPPGLPGSSVPVLPRYDNFIGGKWLAPTEGRYRPVISPATARTICETADSSAADLELALDAAHVARDAWGECTHLRRAEILTAAADAIEDNAEMLAVCESWETGRPIREALGVDIPLAADHFRYFAEVVRGDEAIVSGIDDDVLAYQFREPLGVVAQFLPVHFPVLVAAWNLAPALAAGNCSVVKPASDASWSVLKLAEVIGEVIPPGVFNIVTGRGEGVGRDLASSRRIAKVVFSGETATGRRILSCAAPNLVPVWLDVGARSPNVFFADVPADEDGFLDRAVDAMVRSASDEGLVCTCPSRALVQEPVYDEFVGRALERIAELVVDDPLDTATRVGPRGGPEQLARLESCVDTGRSEGATVLIGGHRVTVGDEFTDGYFYAPTVLQGHNRMRVFREDLFGPVLAVTSFTDEEQAIAIANDSRNGPGAGVWTRDGDRAYRVGRAVKASRVWTNCYHRYSAAATYACTPATGVGRETHRLVLDQYSQMKSLVVSHGRRYSGPLAG is encoded by the coding sequence AGCCCGGCGACCGCGCGCACGATCTGCGAAACCGCCGACTCCAGCGCCGCCGACCTGGAGCTGGCGCTCGACGCCGCGCACGTCGCGCGCGACGCCTGGGGCGAGTGCACGCACCTGCGCCGGGCCGAGATACTCACCGCCGCGGCGGACGCGATCGAGGACAACGCCGAGATGCTGGCGGTATGTGAAAGCTGGGAGACCGGGCGCCCGATTCGTGAGGCCCTGGGTGTCGACATTCCGCTCGCCGCCGACCATTTCCGCTATTTCGCCGAGGTCGTGCGAGGTGACGAGGCGATCGTCTCCGGAATCGACGACGACGTGCTGGCGTATCAGTTCCGGGAACCGCTCGGCGTGGTCGCCCAGTTCCTTCCCGTGCATTTCCCGGTGCTCGTCGCGGCGTGGAACCTGGCGCCCGCGCTGGCCGCGGGCAACTGCTCGGTGGTCAAGCCGGCGTCGGACGCGTCGTGGTCGGTGCTGAAGCTGGCCGAGGTGATCGGCGAGGTGATCCCGCCGGGCGTGTTCAACATCGTCACCGGCCGGGGCGAAGGCGTCGGCCGCGACCTGGCGAGCAGCCGCCGGATCGCGAAGGTCGTCTTCAGCGGCGAAACCGCCACCGGGCGGCGGATCCTGTCCTGCGCGGCGCCGAACCTGGTGCCGGTGTGGCTGGACGTGGGAGCCCGCTCGCCCAACGTGTTCTTCGCCGACGTGCCGGCCGACGAGGACGGTTTCCTCGACCGCGCGGTGGACGCGATGGTGCGGTCCGCCTCCGACGAGGGACTGGTGTGCACGTGCCCGTCACGGGCGCTGGTCCAGGAACCGGTGTACGACGAGTTCGTCGGGCGGGCCCTGGAACGGATCGCCGAGCTGGTGGTCGACGACCCGCTGGACACCGCCACCCGCGTCGGCCCGCGGGGCGGCCCCGAGCAGCTCGCCCGGCTGGAGTCCTGTGTGGACACCGGGCGGAGCGAGGGCGCGACCGTCCTGATCGGCGGGCACCGGGTGACCGTGGGCGACGAGTTCACCGACGGCTACTTCTACGCGCCGACCGTGCTGCAGGGCCACAACCGGATGCGCGTGTTCCGGGAGGACCTGTTCGGACCGGTGCTGGCGGTCACCTCGTTCACCGACGAGGAACAGGCGATCGCGATCGCCAACGACTCGCGCAACGGCCCCGGCGCCGGGGTGTGGACCCGCGACGGCGACCGCGCCTACCGCGTCGGGCGCGCGGTGAAGGCCAGCCGGGTCTGGACCAACTGCTACCACCGGTACTCGGCGGCCGCGACCTACGCCTGCACCCCGGCGACCGGGGTGGGCCGGGAGACCCACCGGCTGGTGCTGGACCAGTACAGCCAGATGAAGAGCCTCGTGGTCAGCCACGGCCGCCGGTACTCGGGACCGCTCGCCGGCTGA
- a CDS encoding DUF885 domain-containing protein, which yields MPDPTTAVRDLADSHVAQACAADPQLGTMLGVAPREDRLTDLSPAGQRERDELAAATLARLRGLEPDGDDERRCARLLRERLETGLAVSAAGEHLRMIRNILGPLQGLRNTFLMMPTDSAEDWAVIARRVERVPDALAGYAESLREGVRRGLFAAPRQVRTAIAQLDAWDGWFAGFTAGAGVPPALRADLDRACAAAQDALTGLRGFLAVEYLPRAEGTPDGVGEERYLLHARHWTGAHLDLAATTEWAWAEYRALAAQMRAEAGRVLPGAPVLEAMAYLDREGPVVEGAEEVRRWLADLTARAMDDLDGRHFDLAPPVRVLETRLAPPGSAAAPYYTRPARDFSRPGRTWLPTLGQTRFPLWTLISTWYHESVPGHHLQFGHWTTLSGRLSLFQTSAGSVSATTEGWALYAERLMDELGYLDDPAARLGYLDSQMMRIIRVIVDIGMHLGLPVPEEAGLGPGLRWTAETGRAFFGAHTTRESAFLDSEIVRYLGVPGQAISYKLGERAWLAGRAAARARNPRFELKTWHMAALSVGTLGLDDLEPELAAL from the coding sequence GTGCCCGACCCCACCACCGCCGTGCGTGATCTCGCGGACTCCCACGTCGCGCAGGCGTGTGCCGCCGACCCCCAGCTGGGCACCATGCTCGGCGTCGCGCCCAGGGAGGACCGGCTCACCGACCTCTCCCCCGCCGGGCAGCGGGAACGGGACGAGCTGGCGGCCGCGACGCTGGCCCGGCTGCGCGGCCTGGAGCCCGACGGCGACGACGAGCGCCGCTGTGCGCGGCTGCTGCGGGAGCGGCTGGAGACCGGGCTGGCCGTCAGCGCGGCGGGCGAGCACCTGCGCATGATCCGCAACATCCTCGGCCCGCTGCAGGGCCTGCGGAACACCTTCCTGATGATGCCCACGGACTCCGCCGAGGACTGGGCGGTGATCGCCCGCCGCGTCGAGCGCGTGCCGGACGCGCTGGCCGGGTACGCCGAGTCGCTGCGCGAGGGCGTGCGGCGCGGCCTGTTCGCCGCGCCGCGGCAGGTGCGGACGGCGATCGCCCAGCTGGACGCGTGGGACGGCTGGTTCGCCGGGTTCACCGCCGGAGCCGGCGTGCCGCCCGCGTTGCGCGCCGACCTGGACCGGGCGTGCGCCGCCGCGCAGGACGCGCTGACCGGGTTGCGTGGCTTCCTGGCCGTGGAGTACCTGCCGCGCGCCGAGGGGACGCCCGACGGCGTCGGCGAGGAGCGCTACCTGCTGCACGCCCGCCACTGGACCGGCGCGCACCTCGACCTCGCCGCGACCACCGAGTGGGCCTGGGCGGAGTACCGCGCCCTGGCCGCGCAGATGCGCGCGGAAGCCGGCCGTGTGCTGCCCGGCGCGCCGGTGCTGGAGGCGATGGCGTACCTGGACCGGGAGGGCCCGGTCGTCGAGGGTGCGGAGGAGGTCCGCCGCTGGCTGGCCGACCTCACCGCCCGCGCGATGGACGACCTGGACGGCAGGCACTTCGACCTGGCGCCGCCGGTGCGGGTGCTGGAAACCCGGCTCGCCCCGCCCGGCAGCGCGGCCGCGCCGTACTACACGCGGCCCGCGCGGGACTTCTCCCGGCCCGGCCGCACCTGGCTGCCCACGCTCGGGCAGACCCGCTTTCCACTGTGGACGCTGATCAGCACGTGGTACCACGAATCCGTGCCGGGCCACCACCTGCAGTTCGGGCACTGGACCACGTTGTCCGGCCGGCTGTCGCTGTTCCAGACCAGCGCCGGTTCGGTCAGCGCCACCACCGAGGGCTGGGCGCTCTACGCCGAGCGCCTGATGGACGAGCTGGGCTATCTCGACGACCCGGCGGCCCGCCTCGGCTACCTCGACTCGCAGATGATGCGGATCATCCGCGTGATCGTCGACATCGGCATGCACCTGGGGCTGCCGGTGCCGGAGGAAGCGGGGCTCGGCCCCGGCCTGCGCTGGACCGCCGAGACCGGCCGCGCGTTCTTCGGCGCCCACACCACGCGCGAATCCGCCTTCCTGGACAGCGAGATCGTGCGGTACCTGGGCGTGCCGGGCCAGGCGATCAGCTACAAGCTCGGCGAGCGCGCCTGGCTGGCCGGCCGCGCGGCGGCCAGGGCCCGCAACCCGCGGTTCGAGCTGAAGACCTGGCACATGGCGGCGCTGTCGGTGGGCACGCTCGGCCTGGACGACCTGGAGCCGGAGCTGGCCGCGCTCTGA
- a CDS encoding NAD(+) synthase, protein MTSAQAHDFTSLYRHGFVRVASAVPEVRVADPEFNCDATLALARRAAADGVAITVFPELGFSSYTADDLFHQNALQAAVDDAVARFVQESADLPGVFAIGAPQRFEGRLFNCGIVVHRGQVLGVVPKSYLPGYREFYEKRQFVAARDAVSERVLVAGQDAPFGSDLLFAAPNVPGLVFHVEICEDGWVPVTPSGFGALAGATVLLNLSASNIVIGKAGYRRNLCTNHSARYIAAYLYSAAGPGESTTDLAWDGQAVIAENGSLLAEGERFESNQLVTADVDLERLAADRLRMTSFNDNAHDHRERLKRFRRVDFELELPPVPVRLRREIQRFPYVPANTADRNERCREVHHIQVQGLTQRLAATGIEKVVIGVSGGLDSTQALIIAAQSMDKLGLPRENVLAYTMPGFATTNHTLTNAHKLMKALGTSAHEIDIRPSARQMLADLGHPAADGSPVYDVTFENVQAGERTSHLFRLANHHGALVVGTGDLSEQALGWATYGVGDQMSHYNVNASVPKTLIRYLIAWEVATEQLGEGADEVLRSILATEISPELVPGDGPDSGPSQSSEAKVGPYELQDFHLYYLLRFGYRPSRIAYLAQHAWGDVQAGRWPDLVPESERNSYDLPTIKKWLREFLWRFIQTSQFKRSAMPNAPKVGSGGSLSPRGDWRAPSDASARAWLDELEANVPG, encoded by the coding sequence GTGACATCAGCGCAGGCCCACGACTTCACCTCGCTCTACCGGCACGGGTTCGTGCGGGTGGCCTCCGCGGTCCCGGAGGTCCGGGTCGCGGATCCGGAGTTCAACTGCGACGCCACGCTGGCGCTGGCCCGCCGCGCGGCCGCGGACGGGGTCGCGATCACGGTGTTCCCCGAGCTGGGCTTCTCCTCCTACACCGCCGACGACCTGTTCCACCAGAACGCGCTGCAGGCCGCGGTGGACGACGCCGTGGCGCGGTTCGTGCAGGAGTCGGCGGACCTGCCGGGCGTGTTCGCGATCGGCGCGCCGCAGCGGTTCGAAGGGCGGCTGTTCAACTGCGGCATCGTGGTGCACCGCGGCCAGGTCCTGGGCGTGGTGCCCAAGAGCTACCTGCCGGGCTACCGCGAGTTCTACGAGAAGCGCCAGTTCGTGGCGGCCAGGGACGCGGTGTCCGAGCGGGTGCTCGTGGCGGGGCAGGACGCGCCGTTCGGCAGCGACCTGCTGTTCGCCGCGCCGAACGTGCCGGGCCTGGTGTTCCACGTCGAGATCTGCGAGGACGGCTGGGTGCCGGTGACGCCGAGCGGGTTCGGCGCGCTGGCCGGCGCCACGGTGCTGCTCAACCTCTCGGCCAGCAACATCGTGATCGGCAAGGCCGGCTACCGGCGCAACCTGTGCACCAACCACTCGGCCCGCTACATCGCCGCGTACCTGTACTCGGCGGCCGGGCCGGGGGAGTCCACGACGGACCTGGCGTGGGACGGGCAGGCGGTGATCGCGGAGAACGGGTCGCTGCTGGCCGAGGGCGAGCGGTTCGAGTCGAACCAGCTGGTGACCGCCGACGTCGACCTGGAGCGGCTGGCCGCCGACCGGCTGCGCATGACCAGCTTCAACGACAACGCGCACGACCACCGGGAGCGGCTCAAGCGGTTCCGCCGCGTGGACTTCGAGCTGGAGCTGCCGCCGGTGCCGGTGCGGCTGCGCCGGGAGATCCAGCGGTTCCCGTACGTCCCGGCGAACACCGCGGACCGCAACGAGCGCTGCCGCGAGGTGCACCACATCCAGGTGCAGGGCCTGACGCAGCGGCTCGCGGCGACCGGGATCGAGAAGGTCGTGATCGGCGTGTCCGGCGGGCTCGACTCGACGCAGGCGCTGATCATCGCCGCGCAGAGCATGGACAAGCTCGGGCTGCCGCGGGAGAACGTGCTGGCCTACACGATGCCCGGGTTCGCCACCACCAACCACACGCTGACCAACGCGCACAAGCTGATGAAGGCGCTGGGCACGTCGGCGCACGAGATCGACATCCGGCCCTCGGCCCGGCAGATGCTGGCCGACCTGGGGCACCCGGCCGCCGACGGCTCGCCGGTGTACGACGTGACGTTCGAGAACGTGCAGGCGGGGGAGCGGACCTCGCACCTGTTCCGGCTGGCCAACCACCACGGCGCGCTCGTGGTCGGCACCGGTGACCTGAGCGAGCAGGCCCTGGGCTGGGCGACCTACGGGGTGGGCGACCAGATGTCGCACTACAACGTCAATGCCTCGGTGCCCAAGACGCTGATCCGGTACCTGATCGCGTGGGAGGTGGCGACCGAGCAGCTGGGCGAGGGTGCCGACGAGGTGCTGCGGTCGATCCTGGCCACCGAGATCTCGCCGGAGCTGGTGCCCGGCGACGGACCGGACTCGGGGCCGTCGCAGAGTTCCGAGGCGAAGGTCGGGCCGTACGAGCTGCAGGACTTCCACCTGTACTACCTGCTGCGGTTCGGCTACCGGCCCAGTCGCATCGCGTACCTGGCGCAGCACGCGTGGGGTGACGTGCAGGCGGGCCGGTGGCCGGATCTGGTGCCGGAGTCGGAGCGCAACAGCTACGACCTGCCGACGATCAAGAAGTGGCTGCGCGAGTTCCTGTGGCGGTTCATCCAGACCAGCCAGTTCAAGCGCTCCGCGATGCCCAACGCGCCCAAGGTCGGTTCCGGTGGTTCGCTGTCCCCGCGCGGCGACTGGCGCGCCCCGAGCGACGCGAGCGCGCGCGCCTGGCTCGACGAGCTGGAGGCCAACGTCCCCGGCTGA
- a CDS encoding dsRBD fold-containing protein, translated as MRQPGQWKMDIGLDEIGGVTRAEVRLGGTDGTRFTGIGLVENGPRGLHLPGIAAELALARALSDLTEELLEAVASDIDTQFTFPGPRVN; from the coding sequence ATGCGGCAACCCGGCCAGTGGAAGATGGACATCGGACTGGACGAGATCGGGGGTGTGACGCGCGCGGAAGTCCGGCTCGGCGGCACCGACGGCACCCGCTTCACCGGCATCGGCCTCGTCGAGAACGGCCCCCGCGGTCTGCACCTGCCCGGCATCGCGGCCGAGCTGGCCCTCGCGCGGGCACTGAGCGACCTCACCGAGGAACTGCTCGAGGCGGTCGCCTCCGACATCGACACCCAGTTCACCTTCCCCGGGCCGCGCGTCAACTAG
- a CDS encoding CPBP family intramembrane glutamic endopeptidase: MRDTDTTPLLSRRAAVLGAVAVLAAATTLANRVLPGWAYPLCGTVTAGVLIGLARLSGHGFAELGLSRRHWRRSAATGGVACLVVAAGFGVALAVPALRPLFQDGRVGQHPPGELVWLALVRIPLGTVLVEEVAFRGVLPALLGGGERWRWRPVLGASALFGLWHLLPSLALRRNAGVDAAVGALPLPVLSVLAMLGAAVAGVALCALRYTGRGVLAPALVHLALNSGGLVLAWVAGRAG, encoded by the coding sequence ATGCGCGACACCGACACCACTCCCCTGCTGTCCCGCCGCGCGGCCGTCCTCGGCGCCGTCGCGGTGCTGGCCGCGGCCACCACACTGGCCAACCGGGTGCTGCCCGGCTGGGCCTACCCCCTGTGCGGGACGGTGACCGCGGGCGTCCTCATCGGACTCGCGCGGCTGAGCGGGCACGGGTTCGCCGAGCTCGGCCTGTCCAGGCGGCACTGGCGCCGGTCGGCGGCCACCGGGGGCGTCGCCTGCCTGGTCGTCGCGGCCGGGTTCGGCGTCGCCCTCGCCGTGCCCGCGCTGCGGCCGCTGTTCCAGGACGGCCGCGTCGGGCAGCACCCGCCCGGCGAGCTGGTGTGGCTCGCGCTGGTGCGCATCCCGCTCGGCACCGTGCTCGTCGAAGAGGTCGCCTTCCGCGGTGTGCTGCCCGCGTTGCTGGGCGGCGGTGAACGCTGGCGCTGGCGGCCCGTCCTCGGCGCTTCCGCATTGTTCGGGCTGTGGCACCTGCTGCCGTCACTGGCGCTGCGCCGCAACGCCGGCGTCGACGCGGCCGTCGGTGCCCTGCCCCTGCCGGTCCTGTCGGTGCTGGCGATGCTCGGCGCCGCGGTGGCCGGCGTGGCGCTCTGCGCGCTCCGCTACACCGGGCGCGGGGTGCTGGCCCCCGCCCTGGTGCACCTGGCGCTCAACTCGGGCGGGCTCGTGCTGGCGTGGGTCGCAGGGCGCGCCGGTTAG
- a CDS encoding response regulator — protein sequence MIKVFLVDDHEVVRRGVADLLEADPALTVVGEASTAAQALSRILALRPDVAVLDVRLPDGNGIELCRELRSRLPELNVLILTSYTDEEAMLNAILAGAGGYVIKDIQGLQLVSAVREVGSGRSLLDTRAAATLMAKLRADAVESGPLAGLSDRERTLLGLIGEGLTNRQIAERMFLAEKTVKNYVSRLLTKLGLERRTQAAVLATKLREGRQATEEN from the coding sequence ATGATCAAGGTCTTCCTCGTCGACGACCACGAGGTCGTGCGCCGTGGTGTCGCCGATCTGCTCGAGGCCGACCCGGCGCTGACGGTGGTCGGCGAAGCGTCCACCGCCGCGCAGGCGCTGTCCCGGATCCTGGCGCTGCGGCCGGACGTGGCGGTGCTGGACGTCCGGCTGCCCGACGGCAACGGCATCGAGCTGTGCCGCGAGCTGCGCTCCCGGCTGCCCGAGCTGAACGTGCTGATCCTGACCTCCTACACCGACGAGGAGGCCATGCTCAACGCGATCCTGGCCGGCGCCGGCGGGTACGTCATCAAGGACATCCAGGGGCTGCAGCTCGTCTCGGCGGTGCGCGAGGTCGGCAGTGGACGGTCGCTGCTGGACACCCGCGCGGCCGCGACCCTGATGGCGAAGCTGCGCGCGGACGCCGTCGAGAGCGGCCCGCTCGCCGGGTTGAGCGACCGCGAGCGCACACTGCTCGGCCTCATCGGCGAAGGTCTGACCAACCGCCAGATCGCCGAGCGGATGTTCCTCGCGGAGAAGACCGTGAAGAACTACGTCTCCCGCCTGCTCACCAAGCTCGGGCTGGAGCGGCGGACCCAGGCCGCCGTCCTCGCCACGAAGTTGCGGGAGGGCAGGCAGGCGACGGAGGAGAACTGA
- a CDS encoding zinc-binding alcohol dehydrogenase family protein, producing MHAWRVFRPGPPGTRKFELRNEPVPDVGDRELLLRVLACGVCRTDLHVVEGDLPVHRAGVVPGHEVVGEVAALGPHVTGFAVGDRVGAAWLRATCGECAYCRRGAENLCPNSRYTGWDADGGYARFTTVPAAYAHPLPGGYSVTELAPLLCAGIIGYRALRRSDLPRRGRLGVYGFGASAHLAAQVALAEGATVHVLTRSAQARQLALDLGAASARDATGPPPEPLDAAILFAPVGDLVPPALAALDRGGTLAIAGIHLTDIPPLNYQDHLFQERTLRSVTANTRRDAREFLDFAGEHHLRIVTTAYSLDQADQALADLAADRVTGAAVLVP from the coding sequence ATGCACGCCTGGCGAGTGTTCCGGCCCGGGCCTCCGGGCACCCGCAAGTTCGAACTCCGCAACGAACCCGTTCCGGACGTCGGTGACCGCGAACTGCTGCTGCGCGTGCTCGCCTGCGGGGTCTGCCGCACCGATCTGCACGTCGTCGAGGGGGACCTGCCGGTGCACCGCGCCGGAGTGGTGCCCGGACACGAGGTCGTCGGCGAGGTCGCGGCCCTCGGCCCGCACGTCACCGGCTTCGCGGTCGGCGACCGGGTGGGCGCGGCCTGGCTCCGCGCCACCTGCGGTGAATGCGCTTACTGCCGCCGCGGCGCGGAGAACCTCTGCCCGAACTCCCGCTACACCGGGTGGGACGCCGACGGCGGCTACGCCCGATTCACCACCGTCCCCGCCGCCTACGCCCACCCGCTCCCCGGCGGCTACTCGGTCACCGAGCTCGCCCCGCTGCTGTGCGCCGGCATCATCGGCTACCGCGCGCTGCGCCGGTCCGACCTGCCCCGCCGCGGGCGCCTCGGCGTGTACGGCTTCGGCGCCAGCGCCCACCTGGCGGCCCAGGTCGCCCTCGCCGAAGGCGCCACCGTGCATGTCCTCACCCGCAGCGCCCAGGCCCGGCAACTCGCGCTCGACCTGGGCGCGGCCTCCGCGCGCGACGCCACCGGCCCGCCGCCGGAACCGCTCGACGCGGCGATCCTCTTCGCCCCGGTCGGCGATCTCGTCCCGCCCGCGCTGGCGGCGCTCGACCGCGGCGGCACCCTCGCGATCGCCGGGATCCACCTGACGGACATTCCGCCCCTGAACTACCAGGACCACCTGTTCCAGGAACGCACCCTGCGCAGCGTCACCGCCAACACCCGCCGCGACGCCCGGGAGTTCCTGGACTTCGCCGGCGAGCACCACCTGCGGATCGTCACCACCGCCTACAGCCTCGACCAGGCCGACCAGGCGCTCGCCGACCTGGCGGCCGACCGGGTCACCGGCGCCGCGGTGCTGGTCCCTTGA
- a CDS encoding TetR/AcrR family transcriptional regulator: MGRWEPNARMRLVRAAIDLFAEQGYDKTTVAEIAERAGLTKTTFFRHFPDKREVLFAGQEVHARLLADGIAGAPADATPLQAVAAALDAVTATFVPEQREFGPRLHDVIAAHKELREREVFKRAGLGAAMTEALTARGVPDPAASLAADLGVRAFTRAFDRWIEPANDQPFPELARQALDELRTAAATLA; the protein is encoded by the coding sequence ATGGGCCGCTGGGAACCGAACGCGCGCATGCGCCTGGTGCGCGCCGCCATCGACCTGTTCGCCGAGCAGGGCTACGACAAGACCACCGTGGCGGAGATCGCCGAACGCGCCGGCCTCACCAAGACCACGTTCTTCCGCCACTTCCCCGACAAGCGCGAAGTGCTCTTCGCCGGACAAGAAGTGCACGCCCGGCTCCTCGCCGACGGCATCGCCGGCGCACCCGCCGACGCCACCCCGCTGCAAGCCGTCGCCGCCGCCCTCGACGCCGTCACCGCCACCTTCGTGCCGGAACAACGCGAGTTCGGCCCCCGCCTGCACGACGTCATCGCCGCCCACAAGGAACTGCGGGAACGCGAGGTGTTCAAACGCGCCGGTCTCGGCGCGGCGATGACGGAAGCGCTCACCGCGCGCGGCGTGCCGGACCCGGCCGCGAGCCTCGCCGCCGACCTCGGCGTCCGCGCCTTCACCCGCGCGTTCGACCGGTGGATCGAGCCCGCCAACGACCAGCCGTTCCCCGAGCTCGCCCGCCAGGCTCTCGACGAACTCCGCACCGCGGCCGCCACCCTCGCCTGA
- a CDS encoding NAD-dependent epimerase/dehydratase family protein, which translates to MRVFVTGAGGHIGSAVVTELLQAGHEVVGLARSESSAAAVKALGAEVRLGDLADTDGLRKAAADADAVVHLAFDNAAALAGDWSAAAAADLAAARAFGEALAGTGKALVGIGMPRVADEILAANPRLATGRLIAGLAGQGVRAVLVAVPQVVHSTRDRSGFVPTLIRFARASGVSCYLGDGANRWPAVHTLDLARLYRLAVEQAPAGAQLIAAAEEGVRVRDIAGAIGRRLGVPVRSIPAGQAAGRFGPFAPLMSIDNPLSSLDTRRLLGWEPVHPTLMADLEEGHYFAG; encoded by the coding sequence ATGCGGGTTTTCGTCACGGGCGCCGGCGGTCACATCGGTTCCGCTGTCGTCACCGAACTGCTCCAGGCTGGGCACGAGGTCGTGGGCCTGGCCCGTTCGGAGTCCTCGGCCGCCGCGGTGAAGGCGCTGGGCGCCGAGGTGCGCCTGGGCGATCTGGCGGACACCGACGGGCTGCGTAAGGCCGCGGCCGACGCGGACGCGGTCGTCCACCTGGCCTTCGACAACGCCGCGGCGTTGGCCGGGGACTGGTCCGCGGCGGCCGCCGCCGACCTGGCCGCGGCGCGGGCGTTCGGCGAGGCGCTGGCGGGCACGGGCAAGGCCCTCGTCGGGATCGGGATGCCGAGGGTGGCGGACGAGATTCTCGCGGCGAACCCGCGGCTCGCGACGGGGCGGCTGATCGCCGGGCTGGCCGGGCAGGGGGTCCGCGCTGTGCTCGTGGCGGTGCCACAGGTGGTGCACAGCACGCGGGACCGGAGCGGTTTCGTGCCGACGCTGATCAGGTTCGCGCGGGCGAGCGGTGTCTCGTGCTACCTGGGCGACGGCGCGAACCGCTGGCCCGCGGTGCACACGCTGGACCTGGCCCGCCTCTACCGGCTGGCGGTGGAGCAGGCGCCCGCGGGAGCGCAGCTGATCGCAGCGGCGGAGGAGGGCGTGCGGGTGCGGGACATCGCCGGGGCGATCGGCCGCCGCCTGGGGGTCCCGGTGCGCAGCATCCCGGCCGGGCAGGCCGCTGGCCGGTTCGGGCCGTTCGCGCCGCTGATGAGCATCGACAACCCGTTGTCCAGCCTGGACACCCGCCGCCTGCTCGGCTGGGAGCCGGTGCACCCCACCCTGATGGCGGATCTCGAGGAGGGGCACTACTTCGCCGGTTAG